Below is a genomic region from Planctomycetia bacterium.
TATTCACCTCCTGGGTATTTTATCTCTGTTTTGAGAAGCCCTATCTCAAACAACGATGAATCAGAGCTTGGAACAGATAGCTACTGCGAGCAGTTCTTCTGCAGTAGAAACCTGGTGCGTCGGTTCTGCGTCAGCCAGTGTGTTCCAATCGTTGATACCCCAACTCACTGCTGCAACATCAATACCTGCTTTGTGTGCGGCAGCAACATCGCGTACCTCATCACCGATGTACAACACATCTTTTTTCTGAAGTTTGTGCTGTTTGATTACACGTTTAATGCCTCGGGCTTTTCCTAACAGCTTGAAACAGCCTGCAGTAAATTCAAAGTATTCGGATATGCCATTGGCTTTCAAACATGCTTGGATATTTTCCGGCGAGTTAGAGGAAAGTATGGCATGTCGCATTCCAGCTGAATGCGTTTGCTTCAGGACACGCAGGATTCCCGGATAGAGCTTAACATTCTCGATCTCATGCCGCATGGCCTGTTGAAATGCACGGGTAATCCGAGGCAACTTGAGGAAGCCGATGTTATGTTCTTTCATGAATTTCCGCACGGTCATCTTTCGTACGCTGTACGGATCGGTAATCGGCTTGAAACGGAACTGCGCAGCTAACCGATTGACAATAGTCAGCGAAATCGCCATCGAATCAGCGATGGTGCCATCAAAATCCCAGAGTACCAATCGGTAAGGCATGCCAGTATCGGTGGGTTGCAAGATAGTCATCTCGTGATGTAACAGTATTGTAAGGTGAGAGGCTGATTTTTCCGTCTTCTTTTTGCAGAGATTCCAGGTTTTGTCTACTCCTTATGTATTCCTGTTCGACATCGATGGCACATTGCTTTCCAGTGGCGGTGCAGGAAAGATGGCACTGGAAACAGCATTCCTGAATCTGTTTGGACTTATGGAGATTAGAAAACAGGTGCCTTATAGTGGTCGTACCGATGTAGCGATTGCCCATGAATTGCTTCAGGCTCACGACATCGATCCCAGTTTAGAGAACATTTCAAAGTTGCAGGAATCGTATCTTAATCAGTTGCCACAAGCTCTGAATTGCAAAAAAGGAAGCGTTCTTCCTGGCGTCATCCCACTATTGGAAGCACTTCGTTCCAGTTCTCATTCGATAATGATAGGGCTTTTGACAGGAAACATCCGTCGCGGAGCGCAGGTTAAGTTAGGCCATTATGACATGAATCACTTCTTCTCTTTCGGGGGATTTGGAGACGGAGTGCATACCCGCAATGAGGTTGCACAAGCCGCCTGGAATGAGGCACGGCAGTTCGCTGGAGTGGAACTCTCTCCAAATCGTACCTGGGTAATTGGCGACACACCGCTCGATATCAGCTGTGCTCGACATATTGGCGCTAAAGTCCTGGCGGTCTCAACTGGAATGCATCCACATGATGAGTTGGAAAGTCATAAGCCAGATCTACTAGCTGCGTCATTAAATCATCCTGTATTGTTATCAAGGATGCTGGTGTAAGATTTTTCAGAGATATCAACAGACAGCATCGTTCAGAATCTACGGTTTTAGCAGTTTTGCCGGCTCAGTTCCAGGTGGCAGCAGTGTACAAAAGACTCCATGAGGGTTGTTTCCGTTGCTGACTTTGAGCAGTAACGTATTTTTCCCTTTCTTGAATTCAACGGCAACACTATCCCTGCCGGGCTGTGCTGCTTCATGTCGTCGATGACGGAACACCAGCTTATCGTTGAATATCACATTGACACCATCATCAGAGCCGAGTTTGATATCTCCCCATCCAGCTTGTGGTGCATCCACTTCAGCATAAAGATAGGAAACACTCATCGGTGCATCATCGCCATGTATTTGTGCAAGGTCGAGATAGCCCGACGAGTTTGCGAGTACTTGTTTCCATTCCACTCTATTCGATTTACCTTGATAGCTCGCTTTGCTGTAGTAACCTGTATCCGGTCCCATAACCTTATCCAACCCGCTGTCCTTTTCATCGTTCGGGAAGGGACCCATCAGTTGCCACCGATCAACAAGCAGAGCAGGGGACTTCATTGTGGACAGATACGCAACAACATCGACCAGTTCATCTTCTGTCAGAAATCCTGCAAGGTTATCAGGCATCAACGATTTGGCGCTTTTGCTTCGTTTTTCGATATCACGAATAGCCAGCTTGGTGTCTTTGCCGCTGGCATCACGCAGGATGATGTGTTCTCCAGTTTCCTCGACCATCAATCCGCTCATGACAACGCCATCTTTGGTTTCGATGACATGTTGTACGTACTGATCGGCAATTGCCTTATCAGGAGTTAAAATGGATTCGAAGAGATTCTCCACGCTTCCTTTAACACCAATCATGGAAAGATCAGGCCCGATACTGCCACCCACTCCCTGAAAGCCATGACATTTGATACATGCCAGGTCTTGATGAGTTAGTACCAGTTTTTTGCCTTGTTCAGGATTACCCGTTTTCTTTGCCAACATGACAGGAGCAGGTAGGCTTGTCATGTTTAATTTTTTGGAAACTGGAAATGCGATAAGCGCTTTGTTTCGTAGATCAATGTAAGGGCTATTTCGCAGTAACCTTCCTGTTTCTGGAATCAGTGATTCAGGCAGCTCTTTTTTCGAGTGCAGTTCCAGTAGCCAACTATTCCCTTGTCTGCTTCCAGTAAGGCTTTCCAGAGCCAGTCGGCGATCTTCCATGTCGATTTTTTCATTGAGGAAGTAAGTTTGGAGCGGCTTCATCGCTTCAGTCGTGCCTATTTTCCCCAAGGCCGTCATGACGGCTTTACGAATATCCGGAGTTTCCGGGCGAATGAGAAGTTTGGTGAGAGTTGCTATCGATTCTTTGGATTTCAGATTTCCCAAGCCAGCAATAGCAGCAACGCGAACCTGGTTAGGATGCCCTTCCGAATTGAAGGCAAGCCTGTCCAGAAAGCCCTGAAAGTCCTTTCGTTCACAGACTGAGACGAGTTCAACAACAGCAGGCAGCATTTCGCCATCAGTCATTTGGGTTTCGATGGCTTTGAGAACCAGGAAGGAGCTTTTCAGGCTGCTCCATTTCCCGCCAAGGTGTTGTAGCAGTGTCTTAAGAGCTGCTGCCCGCACATGACGGTTTGGCTTGGTGTCTTGCAGCAGCTTAAGCAACGATTCACCACCCTCTATTCCACTAGAAGCGGCTAGAGCACCAAGTGCTAATTCTGTTTGTAAGGGGGACATATTTTCGGAAGCAACCTTGCGCCCCAACTTGCTGATAACTGATGGTGGCCGGAGTTCCCACACGAGCCAGGCTGTCTTGTCGTTCCATTCGGGGAAGTGTTTCTCGAAGTCTTTGAGAATGGTATTCCGCCTCTGCTGATCGGTGCCACAAGCAATGTTAAGGGCGGAGAGATAGGCGCGGTCATGGCCGTCGAAGAGGTTGGTGAGTTTGTAGAATCCATCTTTGACGACATCAGCATCAGAGTTTCGCCAACCAATCAAGAACTCACGCCAATTCTGAGCTGTAACACTCGCAGGCAGTTTATCGTCGATCAGGAGAAGGTTTGGTGAAGTATCACAGTATTGCCGACAAATGCAGTTCTTTACATGTGGTTCGGATCGTTCCAGAAAGCGTTCAAACGCTTCTTTCTCTGATAGTGTAAATGCTCTACCTCCACCGTTGGTCTTCGCAAGCAACCAGTAACATCGACATGCGATGACTGGGTCTGATGTTGCCAAGCCCTGCAGAAGTATCTTCGTCTGCTCACCAGGGCTAGTGAGTAACTTGCTGGCCGCATAAGCTCTGGTGGCAATACAGGGAGAACTGATCTGCATTAACATGTCATTCTTTTGTGGCTCAGAACTCGCCACACTATTCTTCACGCTATGTGTTAACCGATAAATCCTCCCCCTGGTCGTATCCCCCATGCCATGACCACCCACGCCTGGGTCGTACCAGTCGGCAATGAAGATAGATCCATCGGGAGCAACGCAGACATCGCTTGGACGGAACCAGTTGTCGGTACTGGTAACCAGGTTCACCTTGTCGAGTTCATAGCCTGCACCCTTGGGACGCACGCCGAAAAGTCGTACTTCCCGCGGGCCAGCATCGGTGTGTAGCAGGAAACCTTCATACTGATTGTTTTTGCTGATAGCTGACAGCTGAGAGCTGAAAGCTTTATGAAGCAGTTTCCCTTCATACCAGCACATCCCAGTAGGCGAGCCAAAGCCGGTGCGGAGGGTTTTGTGAACAACTCCAGGCTGGTCTTCATGCCAGTGATGATCGCCTCGGTTTCTGGGCCAGTAGCCGTAATCGCCGCCGTACATCACATGACAGATGCGTGTTTGCTGCAGTCCATCATCGTCGTTGTCGGAAACGAACATAGTGCCAAAGCTGTTGACAGCAGGTTCGTACTGGTTACGGAAGTTGTGAGCAAGCAGTTCCAGTCCGGTGCCATCAGTGTTACAACGCCAGATGGTACCTGCTTTGCAATCGGTCTGGTTGGTATTCCAGACTTTGCCGTTTCTATCCTTGAGGTTTTTTACACCCTGGTCGCCGACGGAGAAGTAGAGCTTGCCGTCTGGGCCGAAGTGGATGCCGTGGATGCCGTGATCATGATCATGGCCGCCAAAGCCGGTAAGCAGTATCTTGGGTGGCCCATCAGCTTTGCCATCGCCATTCGTATCTTCAAACAGATACAAGTGAGGAGAATGGCAGACATAAACTTTGTAGCCGGGGCCGGCTGGGTCTTTAGAAACTGCAATGCCAAGAGGTGCAAGGAAATCGGGGGCCTGGTAGAAGGTAGTAGCGTTGTCTGCCTTGCCATCGCCATCGGTATCGTGAAGGATAACGATGCGGTCCCCTTCTTTGCGGTTGACCGGTTTGCGGTGTAATGTCGTACGATAGTTGACCGATTCACAGACCCACACCCGTCCTTTTTCGTCGATATCCATACACGTGGGGTTGCTGAACATGGGCTCGCTGGCGAACAGTTCCAGTTTCAGGCCTGCTGCAACCTGAAATGAGCTGAGAGCCTTATTCGGTGGTAACTGTGCCATGGCAAATGAATGAAATATAAAGTAACTGAAACAGATAACTTGGTGAAATACGTGCTTCATGTGACACTCAAAATAACTTGTGAGTTTTCATACACCCCTGCAATATAACTTGAAGCAGATAATTAAAAACAAAAAACTGCACGATTGGCTCGTGCAGTGATGAACTGGTGATAAATTGGCATTATGCATCTTTGGTTGGTTCGGTAGACTCAGCTGTTATTTCTTCAATATTATCGAGTTCAGCCAGTTTTACAGCGGTTACTACTCGGTCACCCTCCTGCAGGTTGGCCAGGCGTACCCCTTGGGTATTGCGGCCAATGGAACGGAAATCGCTGACTTTCATTCGAGTGACCATACCTTGTTGAGTGATAACCATAAGCTCATCACCTTCACGAACAGCAACAGTGGACACCACTGGCCCATTGCGCTCACTGGTGCGAATATCCTTGAGCCCTTTTCCACCACGCCGCTGTGTTCGATAGCGCATATTGCTGGGAGAATTTTCATCTCCTTCAGATTCATTAGGCTCTGAATTCTCAACAGGTTCTTCATCACCTGTTGCAGTAGACCCAGATGCTTCGCTGGGGCCAAAGCTCGTTCGCTTGCCATATCCGTTTTGACAAACGGTCAATAATTGCCCTTCAGGATCAGCAACAGCCAGGCCTACCACTTCATCATCTTTCCCGAGGTTGATGCCTTTTACGCCTTTGGTATCACGACCCATCGGGCGGGCATCTGATTCAGAAAAACGAATGGCCATTCCATTTTTAGTTGCCAGGACGACTTCGTCACCTTCGCCGACCAGCACTGCATTGATCAGAGAATCTCCCTCTTCTAGATTAATGCCGATGATGCCTCCAGCTCGAGGCCTTGAATACTGTTCCAGCGCTGTTTTCTTGACCAGGCCGCGCCGGGTGGCAATAAGCAGGTACTGATTTGGCTCAAATCGTCTTACTGGAATCACAGCACTGACTTTTTCCTCTGGCTTGAGTGAAATAACATTGGGAAGTGCCCGTCCAGCAGAAGTACGGCTCATCTGCGGAATGTCATACACCTTGAGCCAGTAGACCTGTCCAAAGTTAGTGAAGAATAGAAGGTAGGCATGTGTTGAAGCAGTAAAAAAATGTTCAACAAAATCGTCATCGCGGGTTTGTCCGCCACTGACACCGCGTCCACCTCGTTTCTGACTGCGGTAAGTATTGCTGGGCAGCCGCTTGATGTAACCATTGTGACTGATCGTGACTACATTCATTTCTTCTTCAATGAGGTCTTCATGCCTCATCTGGCTGGGGCCTTCATCAATGATCTGGGTGCGACGTTCATTGCCATATTTTTCACTGATTTCATGCAGGTCTTTACGAACCACAGCGAGGATGTTTTTCTGATCGGAAAGAAGAGTTTCGTATTCGTTGATTTTTGCACGCAGACTTGCATATTCCTTGAAGATTTCGTCTCGTTCCAGTGCAGCCAGCTGACCAAGTTGCAGCCGGACAACTGCTTCAGCCTGCTCTTCGGTCATGGAGAAGCTGGTTTTTGGACCCACTTCCTTGATCAGTGCATCAAAGTGTTCTTTGCCAAGAGCTCGTTGCATCACTGCTGCAGAAACTTCCAGGGCAACCAGGCGGTTCTTGGCTTCGGCTCGGCTTGGTGCGGCACGGCAGATGGCAATCACCTCGTCGATGCTGGCGATGGCAATCAGTTGTCCTTCTAGAATATGTGCACGATGCTTGGCCTGACGCAACAGATATTCTGTACGGCGTCGAATGACGCGCACTCGATGTCGTAGGTATTCCTCCAACATCTGCTTCAAATTTAAAGTCTTTGGCCTGCCATCTACCAAAGCCAGCAAGATGATACTGAATGTTTCCTGCAGAGGTGTGAACTGGTAAAGCTGGTTTAATACCAGGTGAGGATCAGCATCGCGTTTGATGTCACAGACTATGCGGACAGGTTCTCCTTTTCTTTCGGATGATTCGTCCCGAGGTGCGCCACTGATACCAGTAATTCTTTCATTCTTGATCGCTTCGCCAATCAACTCCATGATGCGGTTGCGAGTTTGCTGATACGGAATATCGCTGATGATAATCTGGCTACGGCTGCCTTCTTCGTCGACCTTGGCTCTGGCACGGATAATAACCTTGCCTCGGCCTGTACGATATCCATCATAAATACCTTGGCGACCACAAATAACTCCACCGGTTGGAAAATCGGGGCCGGGTATGTGCTGAATCAAGTCATCAATGGTTGCTGAGGGATGATCGATCAGGTGAATTGTGGCGCTGCATACTTCCGACAAATTGTGGGGAGGAATGCTGGTTGCCATACCAACTGCGATACCGCCGGACCCGTTCACCAGCAGATTGGGAAACCGACTTGGAAGAACCATGGGTTCTTTGACGCGACCATCATAATTAGGCACCATGTCGACGGTGTCTTTGTCAAGGTCAGCCAGCATCTCAGCAGCAAAATGGCTCAGTCGGGCTTCGGTGTATCGCTCAGCCGCGGGAGGCAGTCCGGCTAGAGAACCGAAATTCCCCTGCTTATCGATTAGCACATGACGCATGACCCAGTCCTGGGCCATGCGAACTAGAGTATCGTAAACAGCCATGGTGCCATGCGGGTGATAGTCGCCGGTAGTTTGGCCGGTGATTTTGGCACACTTCATACGGCTGGACGCAGGCCCCAGGTTCAGATCATTCATGGCAACGAGGATGCGACGCTGCGAGGGTTTCAATCCATCACGAACATCGGGCAAGGCACGGCTGACAATGACCGACATGGCATAGCTGAGATAGCTGTCCTTCAGCTCTGATTCGATGTTGAGAAGTTGTTCCCGAGGGTTATTTTCCGGTGCAGGCGTTGCAGTCACATTGCCATCTGTGGGGGGAACATCAGGGGGTAGTGAATCAGGCATATTTCCTCAATTTCAGCAGACATCAATGCGGACTAATTCGAAGCTATATTTTAGGGTTTTGTGAGCATGTAGCCATGCTGATTCTTGAGGACAAATGAAGAATTTAGCACGAGTTTCTCAGTCAAAAGTACAAAATGAAATGCTTCATGTTCTTTCCCACTATTAATTTGCAACAACGGAGTTTTCATCTATCATGTGACCATCATTTAACGAATGGATCAGCACCATGAAACGAGCAACACTTCTACTGCTTCTGTTAGGATTCACAACCTCTCTGATGGGACAAGCGCAACAGAGAAACCGCCAGCAGCAAGCTGCAACGGATGAAGAAAAACAGCATGCCGAGTATATTCTTGCCAACTACACCAAGTACGAGGTGTTAGTTCCGATGCGGGATGGCAAAAAGCTGTTCACATCGATCTATCGACCGAAGGAAGACAGTCGGCCTTATCCCATCATGTTGATGCGTACGCCTTACAGTGTTGCGCCCTATGGAATAGACAAATACCGCAATCGACTGGGGCCATCTGCAGCATTTGATAAAGAAGGATATATCTTCGTCAATCAGGATGTTCGCGGCCGCTGGATGTCGGAAGGTGACTTTGTCAACATGACACCGCACATCCCCAACAAAAAAGACAACACTCAGGTAGATGAAAGCAGCGACACCTACGATACCATCGAGTGGTTGATCAAGAATGTTCCGAATCACAATGGTAAAGTAGGGCAGTGGGGAATCAGTTACCCAGGGTTTTACACTGCGGCAGGGATGATTGATGCACATCCGGCTCTCAAGGCTGTTTCACCCCAGGCGCCTGTGACCGATTGGTTCATTGGTGATGACTTTCATCATAATGGAGCCTTATTCCTGCCTCATTGTTTCAACTTCATGGCCAATTTTGGCAAGCCTCGTCCGGAACCAACGAGTAAGTATCCATACATGCCGTTCGATCATGGCACCCCTGATGGGTACGATTTCTTCCTGAAAATGAAGGCGCTTAACTATGCAGACAAACTCCATCTCAAAGGACAGGTGGCTTTCTGGAATCAGATGATGGAGCATGGCAATTATGATGAGTTCTGGAAGAGTAGAAACATCCGGCAGTACATCAACAAGGATGTTAAGCCCGCAGTGCTAACCGTCGGTGGTTGGTTTGATGCGGAAAACCTCTTTGGTGCACTCCACGTTGGAAAGAATGTCTCTGCTAAGCCAGGCAACACCCTCGTCATGGGACCCTGGGTGCATGGCGGCTGGAACCGTGGCGATGGCGACAGCTTGGGCAATGTCAAATTCAATGCAAAGACAGGCGAGTACTTCCGTGACAAGATTCAATTCCCATTCTTCCAGCATCATTTACATGACAAAGGAGAGTGGAAGGCGCCCGGCGCATGGGTATTTGAAACGGGAACGAATCAGTGGCGAAAGTTTGATACGTGGCCGCCTAAAAATGTCAGTCTTAATGATTTTCAATTGACTGGAAATGGTCAGTTAGCAATTGCGAGTGACTTTACAAAACAGCCTACAAGACGACCACAATCAGATAACAGTTTTGACGAGTTCATCAGCGATCCCAGCAAACCTGTCCCTTACATCGACAAGATCGGCATTGGAATGGAAAAGGAGTATATGATAGCTGATCAGCGTTTTGCCAGCCGCCGAACGGATGTGCTCACCTATCAGACGGATGTTTTGAAAAACGATTTGACCTTGGCAGGCCCCATCGAAGTGGAACTCGTAGTCTCCACTACTGGTACCGATGCCGACTGGGTGGTGAAGATGATTGATGTCTATCCCGATGATGCTGCAGACCCTGATCCTAACCCTGCCAACGTGCGGATGGGGGGCTATCAGCAGCTTCTCCGTGGCGATGTCATGCGGGGTAAATTCCGCAAGAGTTTCGAAAAGCCTGAAGCCTTCGAGCCGGGGAAACCCACTAAAGTAAGTTTTACCATGCCAGACGTGTTTCACACCTTCCGTCCTGGGCATAAGTTGATGGTTCAAGTGCAGAGCAGTTGGTTTCCACTGGTGGATCGCAACCCGCAAACATTCTGCGATATCTACAAAGCCACCGAAGCGGATTTTCAGAAGGCAACACACCGCGTTTACCACTTCGCTGAAAACGGATCGAAGATTGTGGTAAGAGTCCTTAAATAACTTCTATCCGGACTGACTTGCAACATTGATTTGGAGTAACCCTATCTATGCCTGTACAAGAAGATCATCCCATACTGGCAGCAGTGAAATCGCAGCTGAAAGATCATGGCAAGCCATTTACGATGGCTGTCATGATCAAGATCAAACCTGAATGCAAAATTCAGTTCGAAGCAGCGTTCAAAGAGTGCATCAGGGCTACCAGGCAAGAACGAGATTGCATCGCTTATGACCTCAACAGCAGTTCTACAGATGAGGGCAATTACGTGAATTATGAGCGATGGAAAAGTGTTTCCGCACTCGATGCCCATTTGAGGGAAGCGCATACCCAGACGCTTTTGAGCACGGTTGCTCCATATCTTGCTGGTTCGCCCGACATCAAAGTTTATACTTTTGCAGGTGAGTAGCGTGAGTGAGAAGATGGAACAGAACAGCCGAGTTCAAAATCCGTTGGATTTCCGGATTCCCCATGAACAGGTAGTGGTAGTGCGTGAAACTGATATCGATGAGTTGGGCCATGTCAATAACACGGTTTATCTTCGCTGGGTGCAGGATATTGCGATTGCCCATTGGCAACTCATAGCGACTCCGGAACAGCAGCAGGAAATGGTTTGGATGGTGTTGCGACATGAAATTGATTACAAGGCTGCAGCACGATTGAACGATGAGATTATTCTGCGAACCTGGATTGGAATAGCAGAAGGCTTACGCTTTGACAGGCATACGGAAATACTGTCGATGGTTCGAAAGCCGCTGGCTATAGCGCGTACCGTGTGGTGCCCGGTGGATCCTGTCACTCAGCGCCCGAAGAAAGTAAATTCAGATGTGAGACGAATGTTCTCGGCGGAGAGTTAGCCAGCTGTCGACAATCGTTCCGCAATACTATTTTCAAGAAGTCGCTTCAACGTCGGCAGCCAGTCGTTGCCAATCCATGATATGCCATTAAATGGAACGATGCGTTCGACCGCCCAACGATTTTTTTTGAGCTTACTGACCATTGTGGCCGCTTCATAGCTGTTTGTTGAATGTACGATGACTGGAAATACAGGTTCGATGGTTTGCAGATATCGAACAACATCCATGCCGGTTGCATCACCGCCTGGGTACTTTGTGAAATCTGTGTCGTTCAGATCATGATCTAGCGAAAGGGCAGTAACTTCCTCAATCGAAGCTTGCAGACGTTCGATCAATGGTTTGGGATGATCAAAAACTTCAATGGCGAACATATAGAGTCGATCAGAAAGCCAGGCTTTCATCGCTTCGGCTCGTTCAGCATTGTCCTCGAGTATCAGAATGGTTCTTTTCATGGTTGTTTGCCTTAGCAATTCAATTGTCGTATGCGTGTTCCGAAAGGGCAATACCACATGACCAATTTGACGGAAAATCCAAGCATGCGCAAGCGTTCAGCTACACCGCAAAGTGATCGCTGACTCCTAAACCGGAAAGTGCCGCTCAGGTTGTTGATTTCGGAAACAATACCACGAGTGTCAATTGCTAGTTCCCCAGCGTATAACGCTTCTCTGGCGTTGCCTAGTATCTTTGGATGCACATGCAACCCATCGGGAACGACATGTATGGTTTCTTTGATATCAACCGCATAGGCATATCGACCTGGAGGAATGCCAATATCAATTGCCTTGCTCGAAACAGAGCGCGGATAAGGCATGCGGTCGATTGGCTTTTTGGCTTTTCCAAACATGAATCGTCTTTTCAGGGAAGCAAGGCAATAATAATCCCTGAAACAAGCAATGCAAGGCTGGTCGATCCCGTGCGTATTCACAAACAAAAAGCCCCTGATCATTGCGATCAGGGGCGTCTTGATTATGACATATTGGGTTTGTTATTCTTCCTTAGCACCTGGCAAGGTGAATAGTTGCCCGCCACCGCTACCCATTCCACCCTTGAGTGGCTCACGGGCTGCTTTCTCTTCACTGGTTTCTACTTCTTCAATGACCTCATCATCGTCCTGACCGGCACGTTTGCGGGACAAGCCGATCTTGCGTTCTTCGCGATCAATCTTTAGAACTTTGACATCGATGGTGTCGCCAACCTTGACGACGTTTTCCGGACTGTCGACTTTGTCATCAGCCAGTTCGGAAACATGCAGCAGGCCTTCGAGCCCAGGTTCAAGTTCAATGAAGACACCAAAGTTGGTGATCTTGGTAACCTTGCCCTGAACAACCTGATTCTGCTTGTATCGTTCTGGTATGTCGGTTTCCCAGGGATCGCTCGAAAGTTGCTTCATTCCCAGTGCCACACGCTTGCGTTCCTGATCGACTGCAAGAACCACGCAGTTGACGGTCTGACCTTTCTGTAGCACTTCGTTGGGGTGAGATACTTTGCGTACCCAACTGATGTCGCTGACATGCAGCAAGCCATCGATGCCTTCTTCGATTTCGATGAAAGCACCATAGTTGGTGAGGTTGCGGACCACGCCGGAAACCTGGGTGCCGGTCGGATATTTCTCCGCGACTTTATCCCAGGGATTCGTGTGGCACTGTTTCATGCCAAGCGAAATTTCCTGCTTATCCTTATTGATATTGAGCACTTCGACTTCTATCTTGTCACCGATGTGTACCATTTCGTTCGGATGATTGATGCGTTTCGTCCAACTCATTTCCGAGATGTGGACGAGGCCTTCGATGCCGGGTTCGAGTTTCACGAAGGCACCATAGGTCATTACATTGACCACTTCGCCTGTATGTCGGCTGTTGACTGGGTACTTGGCTTCAACACCATCCCATGGTGAGGCCTGCTTCTGTTTCAGTCCGACTGCGATCCGTTCCTTGTCGCGATCAACATTGATGATGTAGACTTCGAGTTCCTGCTCGATGTGCACCATGTCGCTCGGGTGCTGTACGCGACCCCACGACATATCGGTGATGTGCAACAGGCCATCAATGCCGCCGAGGTCAACAAACGC
It encodes:
- a CDS encoding HAD-IA family hydrolase, with the translated sequence MPYRLVLWDFDGTIADSMAISLTIVNRLAAQFRFKPITDPYSVRKMTVRKFMKEHNIGFLKLPRITRAFQQAMRHEIENVKLYPGILRVLKQTHSAGMRHAILSSNSPENIQACLKANGISEYFEFTAGCFKLLGKARGIKRVIKQHKLQKKDVLYIGDEVRDVAAAHKAGIDVAAVSWGINDWNTLADAEPTHQVSTAEELLAVAICSKL
- a CDS encoding HAD hydrolase-like protein: MSTPYVFLFDIDGTLLSSGGAGKMALETAFLNLFGLMEIRKQVPYSGRTDVAIAHELLQAHDIDPSLENISKLQESYLNQLPQALNCKKGSVLPGVIPLLEALRSSSHSIMIGLLTGNIRRGAQVKLGHYDMNHFFSFGGFGDGVHTRNEVAQAAWNEARQFAGVELSPNRTWVIGDTPLDISCARHIGAKVLAVSTGMHPHDELESHKPDLLAASLNHPVLLSRMLV
- a CDS encoding HEAT repeat domain-containing protein; this translates as MKHVFHQVICFSYFIFHSFAMAQLPPNKALSSFQVAAGLKLELFASEPMFSNPTCMDIDEKGRVWVCESVNYRTTLHRKPVNRKEGDRIVILHDTDGDGKADNATTFYQAPDFLAPLGIAVSKDPAGPGYKVYVCHSPHLYLFEDTNGDGKADGPPKILLTGFGGHDHDHGIHGIHFGPDGKLYFSVGDQGVKNLKDRNGKVWNTNQTDCKAGTIWRCNTDGTGLELLAHNFRNQYEPAVNSFGTMFVSDNDDDGLQQTRICHVMYGGDYGYWPRNRGDHHWHEDQPGVVHKTLRTGFGSPTGMCWYEGKLLHKAFSSQLSAISKNNQYEGFLLHTDAGPREVRLFGVRPKGAGYELDKVNLVTSTDNWFRPSDVCVAPDGSIFIADWYDPGVGGHGMGDTTRGRIYRLTHSVKNSVASSEPQKNDMLMQISSPCIATRAYAASKLLTSPGEQTKILLQGLATSDPVIACRCYWLLAKTNGGGRAFTLSEKEAFERFLERSEPHVKNCICRQYCDTSPNLLLIDDKLPASVTAQNWREFLIGWRNSDADVVKDGFYKLTNLFDGHDRAYLSALNIACGTDQQRRNTILKDFEKHFPEWNDKTAWLVWELRPPSVISKLGRKVASENMSPLQTELALGALAASSGIEGGESLLKLLQDTKPNRHVRAAALKTLLQHLGGKWSSLKSSFLVLKAIETQMTDGEMLPAVVELVSVCERKDFQGFLDRLAFNSEGHPNQVRVAAIAGLGNLKSKESIATLTKLLIRPETPDIRKAVMTALGKIGTTEAMKPLQTYFLNEKIDMEDRRLALESLTGSRQGNSWLLELHSKKELPESLIPETGRLLRNSPYIDLRNKALIAFPVSKKLNMTSLPAPVMLAKKTGNPEQGKKLVLTHQDLACIKCHGFQGVGGSIGPDLSMIGVKGSVENLFESILTPDKAIADQYVQHVIETKDGVVMSGLMVEETGEHIILRDASGKDTKLAIRDIEKRSKSAKSLMPDNLAGFLTEDELVDVVAYLSTMKSPALLVDRWQLMGPFPNDEKDSGLDKVMGPDTGYYSKASYQGKSNRVEWKQVLANSSGYLDLAQIHGDDAPMSVSYLYAEVDAPQAGWGDIKLGSDDGVNVIFNDKLVFRHRRHEAAQPGRDSVAVEFKKGKNTLLLKVSNGNNPHGVFCTLLPPGTEPAKLLKP
- the gyrA gene encoding DNA gyrase subunit A, translated to MPDSLPPDVPPTDGNVTATPAPENNPREQLLNIESELKDSYLSYAMSVIVSRALPDVRDGLKPSQRRILVAMNDLNLGPASSRMKCAKITGQTTGDYHPHGTMAVYDTLVRMAQDWVMRHVLIDKQGNFGSLAGLPPAAERYTEARLSHFAAEMLADLDKDTVDMVPNYDGRVKEPMVLPSRFPNLLVNGSGGIAVGMATSIPPHNLSEVCSATIHLIDHPSATIDDLIQHIPGPDFPTGGVICGRQGIYDGYRTGRGKVIIRARAKVDEEGSRSQIIISDIPYQQTRNRIMELIGEAIKNERITGISGAPRDESSERKGEPVRIVCDIKRDADPHLVLNQLYQFTPLQETFSIILLALVDGRPKTLNLKQMLEEYLRHRVRVIRRRTEYLLRQAKHRAHILEGQLIAIASIDEVIAICRAAPSRAEAKNRLVALEVSAAVMQRALGKEHFDALIKEVGPKTSFSMTEEQAEAVVRLQLGQLAALERDEIFKEYASLRAKINEYETLLSDQKNILAVVRKDLHEISEKYGNERRTQIIDEGPSQMRHEDLIEEEMNVVTISHNGYIKRLPSNTYRSQKRGGRGVSGGQTRDDDFVEHFFTASTHAYLLFFTNFGQVYWLKVYDIPQMSRTSAGRALPNVISLKPEEKVSAVIPVRRFEPNQYLLIATRRGLVKKTALEQYSRPRAGGIIGINLEEGDSLINAVLVGEGDEVVLATKNGMAIRFSESDARPMGRDTKGVKGINLGKDDEVVGLAVADPEGQLLTVCQNGYGKRTSFGPSEASGSTATGDEEPVENSEPNESEGDENSPSNMRYRTQRRGGKGLKDIRTSERNGPVVSTVAVREGDELMVITQQGMVTRMKVSDFRSIGRNTQGVRLANLQEGDRVVTAVKLAELDNIEEITAESTEPTKDA